In Streptomyces nojiriensis, the sequence GCTGCCCGCGGCCGCCGTGACCCTGTTCGCCGCCGCCCTGACGGCCGCCGCGGGACACGGCCCGGCGCGGGCGGCCGTCACCGTGGGCGCGGTGGCCGCCGGACAGCTGTCGGTGGGCTGGTGCAACGACCGGGCCGACCTGCGGCGCGACCTGGCCACGGGCCGACGGGACAAACCGCTCGTCGCCGGTACGGTGCCCGCCGCGGCCGTGATGTGGGCCGCGGCCGTGTCGCTGCTGCTCTGCGTCCCGCTGTCCCTGGCCTGCGGGCCGCTCGCCGGCACCGCGCACCTCGTCGGCGTGGCGGCCGCCTGGGCCTACAACCTCCGGCTGAAGAGCACGGCCGCCTCGTGGGTCCCGTACGCCCTGGCCTTCGGCCTGCTGCCCGCCTTCGTCACTCTGAGCCTGCCCGGCACCCCGTGGCCGCCGCCCTGGCTCACGGCCGCCGCGGCCCTCCTCGGTGCGGGCGCGCACTTCGCCAACGTGCTGCCGGACATCGAGGACGATCTGGCCACCGGAGTGGCGGGACTTCCGCAGCGGCTGGGTCTGCGGGTCTCGGCCGCGGTCGGCGGGCTGCTCGTCATCGGCTCGACCGCCACCCTGGTCCTCGGACCACCGGGGCCGGTGACGGCGTACGGCTGGACGCTGCTCGCCGCGACCACCACGGCGCTGCTCCTCGCGGCCCGCCGGCCCGCCGGAAGGCTCCCGTTCCCGGCCACCATGGCGGTGGCCGGAGCCGATGTGATCCTGCTGGTCCTCGAACTCCGCCCGTGAGCCGGTGCCGCGACGGGACGTCCTTCAGGGCGTCTCGCGGGTGCGGGTCCAGGTCAGGAGCGCGTCCGCCGGCCAGGTGTTGATGACGCGGCCGGCCGGAACCTCGCACTCCACGGCCCGTTCGCAGCCGACGATCTGCCAGTCCAGCTGGCCCGGGGCGTGCGCGTCCGTGTCGATCGCGAAGAAGGTGCCGGCCGCCACGGCGAGGCGCAGCAGCCGACGCGGCGGGTCCAGGCGCTCGGGCCGGCTGTTGATCTCCACGGCGGTACCGGCCTCCGCGCAGGCCGCGAAGACCGCCTCGGCGTCGAACCGCGACTCCGGCCGGGTCCGGCCGGTCACCAGCCGCCCGGTGCAGTGGCCCAGGACGTCCACCAGCGGGTTGCGTACGGCAGCCAGCAGCCGCCGGGTCATCGCCGGCGGGTCCATCCGCAGCTTCGAGTGCACCGAGGCGACGACCAGGTCGAGCCGGTCCAGCAGCTCCGGCTCCTGGTCCAGGGCCCCGTCGTCGAGGATGTCGCACTCGATTCCGGTGAGCAGCCGGAAGGGCGCCCAGGTGTCGTTGAGCTCGGCCACCACCCGCAACTGCTCGCGCAGCCGCTCCGGGGAGAGCCCGCGGGCGACGGTCAGGCGCGGCGAGTGGTCGGTCAGTACCGCCCAGTCGTGCCCCAGCGCGGCCGCCGCCCGCCCCATCGCCTCGATCGGACTGCCGCCGTCGGACCAGTCGGAGTGCACGTGGCAGTCCCCGCGCAGGGCCGCCCGCAGCGCGGTGGCGGCGGGCGTGGCCGGCGGCCCCTCGGGGAGCGCGGCGATCTCGTCCTCCAGCGCCTGCAGATAGGCCGGCACGGCACCGCCGAGCGCCTCCCGCACGACCTGGGCCGTTTTGGGGCCGATGCCCTTCACGGCCTCCAGGGAACCGGCCGCGACCCGCTCGGCCACCTCGCTCTCGCCCATCCGGGTGACCGCGGCCGCCGCGGACCGGAACGCGCGTACCCGGTAGGTGGGGGCCTGCGCACGCTCCAGCAGGAAGGCGATCCGGTCCAGCGCCGCAACCGGGTCCATCGCGTACCTCCTGCCGGCCGCCCCGCGACCCCGTCCGCCCGCCTCCCGGACCCAGTGTCCGGCGCGGGGGGCCGCTACGCCTCTCCGGCCTCCCGGGGCACGGCGGCGTCGAGGGCTGCGGTGAGGCGGTTCAGCCGGGCCTGGAGGTCGAGGACCTCGGCGAGCTCGAAGCCGGTCGCGGCCGCGATCCGCCGGGGCACCTCCACCGCGCGGACGCGCAGCGCGGCGCCCTCCTCGGTCAGGTGGGCGTGCACGGACCGCTCGTCCTCGGTGCTGCGCTCGCGGCGGACCAGTCCGGCCGCCTCCAGCCGCTTGAGCAGCGGGGACAGCGTTCCGGAGTCCAGCCGCAGGTGCTGCCCGATCTCCTTGACCGGCATCTCGCCGTGCTCCCACAGCACCAGCATCACCAGGTACTGGGGGTAGGTGAGCCCCAGGTCCTTGAGGACGACGCGGTAGAGGCCGCCGAAGGCGCGGCTCGCCGCGTTCAGCGCGAAGCAGATCTGGCCGTCGAGGCGCAGGAAGTCCTGGTCGGGGTGGGTCGCGGTGGGCTGCTCGGTCATGACGCCCAGTGTACCCGGGACCGACTTGCGAGGCATTGAATTGTGCACAACTGAATTGTGTGCTCTAGTAGTGGAGTGCGGCCGACCACCGGCCGCCACCACGGTTCATTTCTGCGAGAGGACCTCTCATGGACGCGCTCTACACCGCTGTCGCCACCGCCAACGGCCGCGAGGGCCGTACCGTCAGCTCCGACGGCCAGCTCGACCTCGCCCTCGCGATGCCCCCGGCGCTGGGCGGCAACGGGCAGGGCACCAACCCCGAGCAGCTCTTCGCGGCCGGCTACGCGGCCTGCTTCGCCAGCGCGCTCGGTCTGGTCGGCCGCCAGGCCAAGGCCGACACCAGCGAGGTCTCGGTCACCGCGGAGGTCTCCATCGGCAAGGACGGCGCCGGCTTCGGCCTCGCCGTCACCCTGCGCGTCGAGCTGCCGGAGTCCCTGGCCGGCGAGACGGGCGCGCTGCTGGTCAAGCAGGCGCACGAGGTCTGCCCGTACTCCCGCGCCACCCGCGGCAACATCGACGTGGACCTCGTGATCGAGTAAAGATGCCGGACACCTGGCGGGCGGCCACCATGGAGGGGCATCCACTCCTACGGGAGCCGCACGCCAGGAGGCGCCGGTGGCGCACACCTTCGCAACGGACGTACTGGTCGCCGGCGCCGGCCCGGTCGGGCTGACCGCCGCCGCGGAGCTCCGCAGACGGGGCGTCACGTGCCGGATCGTCGACCGGCTGCCGGCCAGGGTGCCGTTCGCGAAGGCCGTCGGCATCCAGCCGCGCACGCTGGAGGTGTGGGACCGGATGGGGATGGTCCGCGCCGCCCTGGAGGCGGCCGTCCCGATGCGGGGGCAGTTCCTCTACGTCAACGGCGTCGAGAAGGCCCGCATCGAACTCTCCGTCCCGCCCGAAGTGCCCTACGGATTCGCGGCGCTGCCGCAGTACGAGACCGAGCGCATCCTGGACGAGTTCCTGGGCCGCTTCGGGACGGCCGTCGAACGGGGCACCGAACTCGTGTCGTTCACCCAGGACGCCGACGGGGTGACCTGCCGGCTGCAGCACACCCCGTCCGGGGCGGCGGAAGAACTGCGGACCCGCTACCTGGTGGGCTGCGACGGCGCGCACAGCATCGTCCGCAAGGGGCTCGGCCTCACCTTCGAGGGCGGCGCCTTCGCCGAGGAGTACATGCTCGCCGACGTACGCGTCGACTGGGACCTGCCGCCCGGGTACAACCTGCGCGCCATGCACCTCGACGACGACGGGGCGGTCGACGACCTGCTCGTCTGCATCCCGCTGCCCGGCCGGGGCCGGTACCGGATGTCGATGATGGTGCCGCCCGAACTCTCCACCGCACGGCAGGATACGGCCGCCTCCGACGGCGTCGCCCATGGCCTGCAGAGCGGCCGGGGCCCCGCACCGGCCGACATCCAGGCCGTCCTGGACCGGCTCTCACCGCAGCCGACCACCGCCTTCGACATCCGCTGGACCTCGGTGTTCCGCATCAGCCACCGGATCGTGGACCGCTACGGCGACGGCCGGGTCTTCGTCGCCGGGGACGCGGCCCACATCCACCCGCCGACCGGCGCCCAGGGCATGAACACCGGCATCCAGGACGCCTGGAACCTGGCCTGGAAGCTCGCGCTGGCCTGCGAGGGCGCGGCCCACCCCGGCCTGCTCGCCGGCTACGACGCCGAGCGCCGGCCCGTCGGCGAGGAAGTCGTCGGCCGCACCGTACGGCACGCCGTCGAGGGAATGGAGAACGACCCCGACGACCCGGCGACGGTGATGATGCGCGAGGCCCAACTCCTCGTCGGCTACCGGGGAAGC encodes:
- a CDS encoding organic hydroperoxide resistance protein translates to MDALYTAVATANGREGRTVSSDGQLDLALAMPPALGGNGQGTNPEQLFAAGYAACFASALGLVGRQAKADTSEVSVTAEVSIGKDGAGFGLAVTLRVELPESLAGETGALLVKQAHEVCPYSRATRGNIDVDLVIE
- a CDS encoding MarR family winged helix-turn-helix transcriptional regulator, with the protein product MTEQPTATHPDQDFLRLDGQICFALNAASRAFGGLYRVVLKDLGLTYPQYLVMLVLWEHGEMPVKEIGQHLRLDSGTLSPLLKRLEAAGLVRRERSTEDERSVHAHLTEEGAALRVRAVEVPRRIAAATGFELAEVLDLQARLNRLTAALDAAVPREAGEA
- a CDS encoding FAD-dependent monooxygenase, with product MAHTFATDVLVAGAGPVGLTAAAELRRRGVTCRIVDRLPARVPFAKAVGIQPRTLEVWDRMGMVRAALEAAVPMRGQFLYVNGVEKARIELSVPPEVPYGFAALPQYETERILDEFLGRFGTAVERGTELVSFTQDADGVTCRLQHTPSGAAEELRTRYLVGCDGAHSIVRKGLGLTFEGGAFAEEYMLADVRVDWDLPPGYNLRAMHLDDDGAVDDLLVCIPLPGRGRYRMSMMVPPELSTARQDTAASDGVAHGLQSGRGPAPADIQAVLDRLSPQPTTAFDIRWTSVFRISHRIVDRYGDGRVFVAGDAAHIHPPTGAQGMNTGIQDAWNLAWKLALACEGAAHPGLLAGYDAERRPVGEEVVGRTVRHAVEGMENDPDDPATVMMREAQLLVGYRGSPTVDPAGEGRGPRPGDRAPDCAGLTGPGTAYPMRLYDVLRERDHVLLLYGAGFGPGSETGEGLDALVRTARDSSGGRVEVCLLLAADADADEDPNAVIEADGRTLPVYADTRGEFARLYAAEEPTAFVIRPDGYLGARIPLSPPAPRPLAAHLAAVFATSPPN
- a CDS encoding UbiA family prenyltransferase, translated to MPARTTQTRENAENAANATNADVTGSAASGPGPGPGPALVRGLAGACHPLPAAAVTLFAAALTAAAGHGPARAAVTVGAVAAGQLSVGWCNDRADLRRDLATGRRDKPLVAGTVPAAAVMWAAAVSLLLCVPLSLACGPLAGTAHLVGVAAAWAYNLRLKSTAASWVPYALAFGLLPAFVTLSLPGTPWPPPWLTAAAALLGAGAHFANVLPDIEDDLATGVAGLPQRLGLRVSAAVGGLLVIGSTATLVLGPPGPVTAYGWTLLAATTTALLLAARRPAGRLPFPATMAVAGADVILLVLELRP
- a CDS encoding PHP domain-containing protein, translated to MDPVAALDRIAFLLERAQAPTYRVRAFRSAAAAVTRMGESEVAERVAAGSLEAVKGIGPKTAQVVREALGGAVPAYLQALEDEIAALPEGPPATPAATALRAALRGDCHVHSDWSDGGSPIEAMGRAAAALGHDWAVLTDHSPRLTVARGLSPERLREQLRVVAELNDTWAPFRLLTGIECDILDDGALDQEPELLDRLDLVVASVHSKLRMDPPAMTRRLLAAVRNPLVDVLGHCTGRLVTGRTRPESRFDAEAVFAACAEAGTAVEINSRPERLDPPRRLLRLAVAAGTFFAIDTDAHAPGQLDWQIVGCERAVECEVPAGRVINTWPADALLTWTRTRETP